In Alphaproteobacteria bacterium, a genomic segment contains:
- a CDS encoding Fic family protein, whose product MNLSFTLDTTLISLLKQLDNEFAIAYHDLKSLSQDERDGLHRYAKISMIGSSTRIENALLTDIEISWLDTILTEDGKPSALQENRDIIENKLSKDRERSIEEVAGCRAMLMLIYQNPTDFIPLRESDIRFLHFELLSPYQKAITYAGQYKTQSNSVVEVNHTTGKTKTVFQTADAGPITSAAMRDLVEWYNLNLPQAPWPITVTAEFIYRFLAIHPFQDGNGRLGRGLFLLSLLQSQSETISYVSRYLAIDRYIEKNKEEYYYVLNKCSNGTFKQNPMDYQIQLFLKFMIKIIKESIAGIDVAKQKFSAERGLHESAAHVLNCFKNHPEIRLTTHTIVQETRLPRRTVIYAINTLLELNLIQKYGRQQSARYQLTF is encoded by the coding sequence AGCCTTCTCAAACAACTCGACAATGAGTTTGCTATTGCATATCACGACCTAAAAAGCCTCTCTCAAGATGAAAGAGACGGGCTACATCGTTATGCCAAAATCAGCATGATTGGATCATCGACACGAATTGAAAATGCTCTTTTAACAGACATAGAAATCAGTTGGCTCGACACTATTTTAACAGAAGATGGAAAACCCTCTGCTCTGCAAGAAAACAGAGACATCATTGAAAATAAACTTTCTAAAGATCGAGAAAGAAGCATTGAAGAGGTTGCCGGTTGTCGTGCGATGCTCATGCTGATCTATCAAAATCCGACAGACTTTATCCCGCTCAGAGAGAGCGATATCAGATTCCTCCATTTTGAACTTTTATCACCTTATCAAAAAGCTATTACCTACGCCGGACAATATAAAACACAATCAAATTCAGTTGTTGAAGTCAATCACACAACTGGTAAAACAAAAACTGTTTTTCAAACGGCTGATGCAGGACCTATCACAAGTGCTGCAATGAGGGATCTCGTGGAATGGTACAATCTTAATCTTCCGCAAGCACCTTGGCCAATAACTGTTACAGCAGAATTTATTTACAGATTCTTGGCTATCCATCCTTTTCAAGATGGAAATGGACGACTTGGCAGAGGTCTATTTTTATTAAGCCTACTACAGTCTCAGTCTGAAACGATTTCATATGTGTCGCGGTATTTAGCAATTGATCGATACATTGAAAAAAATAAAGAAGAATATTATTACGTTCTAAACAAATGCTCAAACGGCACGTTCAAACAAAACCCCATGGACTATCAAATACAGCTTTTCCTGAAATTCATGATCAAAATCATCAAAGAATCAATTGCAGGTATTGACGTTGCGAAACAAAAATTCTCTGCTGAACGCGGCTTGCATGAATCAGCCGCACATGTCCTAAATTGTTTTAAGAATCACCCCGAAATTCGATTAACAACCCATACAATTGTTCAAGAAACACGATTGCCACGCCGTACAGTTATTTATGCAATCAACACACTCTTAGAGTTAAATCTTATCCAAAAATATGGCCGACAACAATCAGCACGCTATCAGCTTACTTTTTAA